The following nucleotide sequence is from Bacteroidota bacterium.
ATTGATGCACAGAAGTTAGAAAATGTAGTGGCCGATATGCTGACCGGAGCAGGCTTTAATGAAATCTGGACCAACTCGGTAACGCAATCGAAATTTGAAGAAAGCGAAGTGTTAAAACCTCAGCAGGTCAAAATGCTGAATAGTGAGAACGCCGAACTGGATTCTATTCGCACCTCGATGCTTTATGGTGGGCTGGAGGTGATTGCTCATAATCAGAACCGAAAAAGCAGCAATCTTCGTTTGTATGAGTTTGGAAGCACCTATCATAAAAGTGCAGCAGGATATAGTCAGCAGAAGCATCTTTCCATTTTCCTAACAGGCAAAACAACCGATCATAATTGGCTGGAACAAGGAAACGGATATAGCTTCTATCATCTGAAATCGTTCGTAATGAATGTCCTTCGTCGCTTGGGTTATGTGAACTTTGAAAAGTTGATCGCTGAAAAAAGTCCTTATTCTTTTAGCCTATCTTTAAAAAACGAAGGGGAGGAAGTAGCAAGTTTTGGAAGCATAGATTCTACAGTCCTCAAAAAGTTTGATATACGTCAGGAGGTGTTCTACGCTGATTTAAACTGGGAATATCTGCTGGACAAATCACAATTCACCAAGGTTTCCTTTTCAGAGTTAGCCAAATTCCCTTCAGTGCGCCGCGACTTGGCTATGATTGTGAACGAGAACACTTCTTTTGAAGCAATCGAAAAAATAGCATCAGGGGAATCAAAGAAATTGCTCAAAGAGGTGTCGCTTTTCGATGTATATAAAGGAGACAAGATCGAGCAAGGCAAAAAGAGCTATGCCGTCAGTTTTCTGTTCCAACATCCCGATAAAACCTTGACCGATACCGAAATCGAAAAAACCATGAGTCGGTTGATGAGCAAATTAGAGAGCGAAATAGGCGCTTTGATTAGAAAGGCTTGAGTTCCCCGCCCCATATTTTCACCTGCTGTTGGAATTATTATTTTTGAAAGGTATAAACCCCATGAACGAACTCGTAACCAAAACGGAGGCTTTGATTAAAAAAGCCAAGAAGTTATCTGAAAGATACCAAGCCTCTGAAGAAGCGAATCGCCAATTGAAAATGGAGATTGAAGCGTTGAAAAATTCTATAGAAGCAGAAAAGGGGAAAGCGGATGGATTAAAAAACGAATTGAAAATAGTTAAATTAGCGCGCAGTATTCAGCCGGGAACGCCCGATGAGGATGCAAATATTACAGAATTGAAAAGGAAAATAAACGAATATATCAGAGAAATAGACAGTTGTATAGCGATGTTAAATGACTGATATGGAGGAGAAAGATGATACGGTGAGTATGAATGTGATGATTGCCGAGCGGGTATATCCGCTACGGGTAATGTTGGGTGATGAAGAAAAAGTGAAGAATGCCGTCAAACTGGTGAATGATAACATCAAAGAATACCAGCGGCAGTACGAGGGAAAAGACAAACAAGACTATATGGCTATGTGTCTGCTAAATCTCGCCACTGAAAAAGTAAAACTTCTCACCGACGTTCAGAACAGCCGCAGTTTGGTAGAGGAAAAAATGAAGGATTTGGAAGCTGCGCTTTCCATTGCCTGATTGTACCATACCTTCCCATCTTTCCCACTTCGATTTATTTTAGTTAGAACAATGAAGGGCTGATGCCCGCGTAGAATGATTTATTTATTAACCGAAAACAATTGCTCATCATAAAATAAACCCTAATGGAATCAGAAATACTCTTAATAGGCATCACAGTGGCAGCCACCATTATATCTGCCATCGCCGGAATCTTTTTCGGCAGACGGATGACTACCAAAACAAATGCAGATATCGAAGCGAAGGCAGAGGGAGAAGCAAAGAAAAAGCTAGATGAAGCGCAATCCAGCGCCGAAAAAATTATAGCCGATGCTAAAAGGAACTCGGAAAACCTGAATAAATCCAAGCAGTTGGAGGCAAAGGAGCATTTCCTACAGCTTAAAACAAAGCATGAACTGGAAGTGACCGAGCGCAACAAAAAAGTGATCGAAAAAGAAAATCACATCAAGCAACAGCAAAATGAATTTGCACTGCGCAATGCCGAGGTCTCGAAAAAAGAAAAGGAAGTTGACACTTTGAAGGCCAACCTGAACGGTCAGCTTGACATCGTGAATACCAAGAACGAACAGTTGAAGAAGAGCCATGAAATTTTTGTGGGTAAACTGGAGCAGATCAGCAGCCTTTCTAAGGAGGAAGCCAAGAAGGAATTGGTTACTAGCATGACGAAAGAGGCAGAGGCAGAGGCGCTGAGTCTTACTAAAACATTGATTGACGATGCCAAAAGCAAAGCCAATAAGGAAGCGAAGAAAATCATCATTCAGACCATCCAACGAACCGCCGCAGAGAATGCTATCGAAAACACGGTGTCGGTTTTTAACTTGGAAAGCGATGAGCAAAAGGGGCAGATTATTGGTCGGGAAGGCCGAAACATCCGGGCGCTGGAAGCAGCTACCGGTTGTGAATTTGTAGTAGATGATACCCCCGAAGCAATTGTCATTTCGGGTTATGATCCTATCCGCCGTGAAATTGCCCGACTGTCTTTGCAGCGATTGGTGACCGACGGACGTATTCACCCCGCTCGAATTGAAGAGGTGGTAGGAAAGATAAAAAAAGCAATTGCAGGATCACATTTTAGAAATAGGCGAACGCACCATCATTGATTTAGGTATTCAGGGAATCAACCAAGAACTGGTGCGCTACATTGGTCGAATGAGATTTCGCTCTTCATACGGTCAAAATTTATTGCAACACAGCCGCGAAGTAGCCAATCTTTGTGCTACGATGGCTGCTGAACTTGGACTGAATCCAAAACTGGCCAAACGTGCCGGACTGTTGCATGATATTGGTAAGGTTCCTGATGAAGAGAGCGAATTGTCGCATGCTTTGTTAGGCGCTAAGTTGTGCGAAAAATTTGGAGAGCATCCGTCTATCGTCAATGCTGTAGGCGCTCACCACGACGAAATGGAAATGAAGTATGTCATCTCTCCTATTGTGCAGGCTTGTGATGCTATTTCTGGTGCCCGTCCCGGTGCCCGTCGCGAAATCATGGAGGGTTACCTCTTGAGGATTAAAGATATGGAAGCCTTGGCACAGAACTTTGAAGGAGTAGAGAAAGCGTATGCCATACAGGCCGGTCGCGAACTCCGCGTCATTGTAGAAGCAGACAAAGTGGACGACAAAAAGAGCGAAGAAATATCCTTTGCCATTTCACAGAAAATTGAAAAGGAAATGACCTATCCCGGACAGGTAAAGGTGACGGTAATCCGCGAAAAGCGCAGCGTCAGCGTAGCCAGATAATACTTTGAATGATGGAAGAATTGGAAATCGAAAAGAAGAATTACGCAACTATTCAGTTGAAACCCAGAGGGCCGGTAACGATTACCGGAAGTTTTGAAGTGATACTGGAAGATGGTACCGTCTTAGAAAAGAGAGAAAAGATCTCTATTTGTCGTTGCGGTATGAGTCAGAAAATACCCATCTGCGACGGCGCCCATAAGGCACTGGCATCTATGCTATAGCAATAAACAAAACGAGTTTAAGGGAAGTACTTATTCGTCTTTCAGAGTCAGGATAACTTCCTTCCCTCCAACCACAGCGCGAATCAATCCGCCTTTTTCTACTCTAATATTTTCGTACTTGTTTTCAACCAGTACCTTCCCCTGCTTATTGATCATTCCCGCCAATCCATTCTTACGGGTAATGGCATAGAAACCATTGAAGCCGCCAATAGAACCATAGATATTATCTACAATTATTTTTCCGGTCATGTTGATCAATCCTACTAAACCCTGTCTGGTAGTATAGGCGATTCCATCTCTGCCAAAACGAGATATTTTGTCATACTGCGGCTTGATAACTTCTTTTCCTGCCTGCGTAATCAATCCGCATTTACCGTTTTTCCATACGATAGCGATTCCCTGATTGAACTTTTCAATCTTATCGTATTGAGGAGTCACCTCCTGTGCCAGTAAAAACAATGGAGCCAAAGCCAATATAAAACCAAATATCTTTTTCATGTTTAGGGAGTTTTGTGATCGAATAATTTATACGCACAAAAGTATAAACTTTCAAACAGGGTCATAGAAAATCAGGCATCCTCTGATGAAATCAAGCTACCAGTGGGCCATGTAACCAAAACAGAATGAACATGAAACCAGCGTAGATACGTTAATTATTAAAAAACTTTCACTAAGTGTTTGTATTACTGCTTCAATTCTTCATTTTCGGCAGATAATTATTATGGGAGAATATCAGCCAACACCGAGCGAAGAAAAGCTAAACACCGCCACTCATGGATTAGGGTTTTTAATTGGCCTAGTGCTTATTCCTTTGTTGATTATCCGTGCTTACGAATTTGCCAGCCCAGCCATGTTCTGGGGCACCGTGCTTTTTGGTTTTGGATGGCTAATGATGTACTTAGCCAGCACCCTATATCATGTTGTGAAGGAGGGGAAACTAAAACACATCTTTCGTATTTGGGATCATGTCAGCATTTTTGTTCTGACCGCAGCTACCTACACCCCTTTGGTCATCAAGTATGTAGAGACTACTACCGCTATCATTTTCCTCAGCATCATGTGGTTCATTGTTTTGTTGGGAGGGTTTTTGAAGATCTTCTATGTCGGGAGGTTTGAAATCATCTCCCTGATTTTGTATTTGTCCTTTGGATGGATGGCCGTGTTCATCATCAAACCCATAATGAACAACATGCCGCTTGAAATTTTCTGGTGGGTACTAAGCGGCGGAGTAGTTTACACCGCAGGCGTTGCCTTTTACGCTTGGGAAAAACTGCCCTATCATCATGGCATCTGGCACTGTTTTGTGTTGGGTGGAACCATTCTTCACTTTGTTGCTATTTATAAAAGTCTGCTTTTGAAGATTGTCATTTATTAAAAGCTACTGTTTAGTTTTCAAAAACAATAGCAAAGCAAGCACCACCAATACCAAAGGCATGGATCGCCACAAGCAATGTTTAAGAAGATGTTGTTGGTGAGGCTCATAGGCTCATTACATTTATTTCAATGGATGAATTAGATGCCAACTACGGCACACGAATTTTTTAAATTACAGAAGGCTTAAACCTCAAAAAGCGTCCTTTTCATCAAAAAACAGGCAATCATGTCTGTTTTCCGTTTTTTATAGACTCTTATTTTCAATTTAAACGTCCTTATCTTCGAGATATTGAACCTTATTCTCGGCATAAGCTTCCTTATGCGCCAATTAAACGTCAATATTTGTGGCATAAGCTTCAATATGGCGCGCATAAGCTTCTTTATCTCAGCCATATTGAAGTTGATTGCCCGAATAAGGAAGAAGATGGGCGAAATAAGGAAGTAGATGGCTGGTTTAAAGAAGCTTATCTCTGGCGTAAGGAAGTAGATTTTGGAGGGAATTGGGGACGATAAGATTATAAAAGCCTTGCGGAAGCGGGACTTTTTTTGTGCTGGATAAAAGCTAATTATTAATGGATGGAGGAAAATAGATTATGCGCAGATGAGTTGGGTTTTCTTCAGCTATAAGCTGAATGCTTGTGAGGGTGTAGGCACAGCCTACACACAGATGGGGAATAATTTTGCATCTGAATCCTGGAGGTAAGGATAAGGCCGATGCCATCTTAATAAAGTAAGAATTTTTCTACGCCCTTGATTGGTGTTTAGTTCTCGAAAGTAATTACAAAGCAAACGTCACCAACAATCAACAGAAATACACAGTGGAAGATTGCTTCTTCTGGTACTTGTTTATAATTAATGGAATCGAAATCGCAAAGACATCTGTTTGATTACCACCTCCGTTTCCCCTACTGGTGATTGTCTCGCTCACCAAAATTAAAACAAAAACGCCCCTGCTCATAAGTGAGCAGAGGCGCCTAGAAACCTATTTACAAATTTAATGGCTGCCGATGTTGCCCTGGGCAAGTACGTTGGCCATGTTTGCCGCAGATTCGTGAATGGCAAGGTAGCCTGCATATAGCAGCACGTTGTCATAAGTGATAGGGGTGGCATTGTCGAGAGCGCGAAGAGTGTTGGAGCTCTTGCCGGTGGATGCGTCAATAGGGTTGAGGGTTTTGGAAACCGGACCTCCGCCTACCGTAGCGACTGAACCGACATGAATGGCAGGCACATAGGCCGAGCCGGCAATGACATTGGCGAGTGTAACGACGACTAATGAATTTCCGTTCTTACGCTTTGTGAATGTTACGTCGCCGGAGATGCCGGATGCGTTGACGGCATCAAGAGTGTAGGATTTAGAAGTGGTGGTGAGTTCGTTACCGCCTATATCGCCTTGGGCAATAATGGTTCCAAGCGCCGCGCTGCTTTCATGAACATTCAAATATCCATCGTAGTTGACGAGATCGGTGTAGTTGACGAGCGTACCGTCATCCCGCTTGGTGACCAGCGTGATACTTTGACCAGCGACCACCGGGTTCAGGGTGATAGAAATGCCTCCTGTTTCGAGAGCCGAATTGAGATGAATGTGCGCTGGATGGCTAGTGGCGCTGGCTCCGGTCAGGTTGATGCTAACAGTCGTGACGGTGTTGCTGGTTTCGGTGAAAGATACGGTGCCGGTAATGCCTACTTGATCCACCGTATTGAGGGTGTAGGTGGTTTGATTTAGCACAACTTTATCTTCTTTTTTACAACCGATAAGAGTCATCGTCAACATTACGGCGAATACCGCAAGGGTTGTCATTATTTTGTTTTTTGTTGTTTTCATTTTAATCTGTTTTTTGTTTTTATGTAAAATAATTTTCACGGTGCGAAGTTACTCCGATTATGTCGGAATGCGTTGCATAATTCTGTGAAAGAGTTACATAATTCACACATTCAGTAGCAGAGGAAAGATAATTTGGTTGCATCAAGACACAGAGCATTTCACTTCCCCCAACTGGGCGCAGGCTATGTCAAGAAGGGGATTAGGGTGCCGCCCAAATTATCTATTTATGAAACTGCCTCGGCGTAACTTTCTATCGGCGGAAAGACGGATTAATGTGGAGGAATAATTAGTTGTTCTTGGAGCTATGAATTAGTCCGAAACTTTTCAACCCATGCAAAAAACAAAGCCGGAGCCTTGCTGGTGGCGGCATAGAAAAGTGCTAAGGGAGCAAAACAGAACATCCCGCGCTTAAAAGAACTTTCCATTAGGGAAGCGATAGGCGCTTGTTGTACTTTTTCATCTACTATATAGAAAAGAAGAAAATAGAGCATGAAGGAAACTGCCAAGAATGATAATGCATACATTCTATCAGACAATATTTTCTTCCAACCGAATTTATAGATCAAGATCAGATTGATAATCAGTACTAAAAAGAAAAGAACAAAGGTCATTCCATAAAGTTGCCCTCCATCTACATTGCCATGATGCCCACCAAAAAGAAATGCTTTGGCATAGTCGGTCATCAAAGCCATCCGTTCAGCATCATAGCCTATGCCCAGATTGATTTTGCCGGAGGGGATATTGCCTATTTTAAATTTGAGGTAGAGGTTCCAAATGATAAATGGAGCGATGACGATTGCTGAATAGATTGAACTTAGTTTCCAGTTTTTGCTTTTTAAAAAACCTAGTCCTACAATAAAAATTGCTGCGAACGTAAAAGCTATGGTATCCGTCCTAATCCAAACTACAAAGGCCATCAGTATGGCTCCTAACCAGAAATATTTTCGTTCTTTAGTTTCTAACCAAATGGCCGTTGCCAGTCCGCCCCCACAGACATAAGCCGCAGTGGGCATGTTGCCAAGTGTTAGCGCGGCGTGGCTGAATAATTCCGGCGTAAGCATCAGAATAAAAGTAAAGAGCATGGCTGCTGTGGCATCTACATATTTTCTGACCAAGCTATAAAAAGTAGAGAGCAGCGAAACAAAGAACAGCGTGGTAATTATCTTGGCTGTTTCTGCTCCGAAAAGATATACATAGGCAAAGCTGCTGTGAAATAGTGGCGGATAGATTCCTCCTGCGCCTTGCAAATCCCATTGAAAAAGGCTGATCTTTAGCTTGCCTTCAATAGCCATCACTCTTCCCAATTTATCGAAGGAGCCAATGGTATCGTGTTCGGTCGAAGGCCAGAAAAGATTTTTTACGGTGACGGCATACAAAAGATAAATCAGCACACAGAAGATAAATACCGCAACTGGGTTGATACTCTTCAACGTTATCTCCGGTTTCTTCCATTCACTTTTCAGGGCCAATAGGTTTTTGTAATTCGCCGCATTGATAGCAGCAATACAGATCACGTTTACACCAATCAAAAGCGAAGGAGTGTATCTGATGTTTAGAACATCCAATAAGAAGAGGAATACCGTCTCAAAACCGATGCCCAGCAAGAAGGAATATCCGACCAATTCTGCCATCGTATATTTTCTACTGATGAGCAACATCAGTGAAACACCGAGCAAATAACACAGAATAATAGCGAAGGTGAGCATAGGTTATTGCGCAGGGTTTTGTGTCGGCGGTTGGTCAATGGGCAAAACAGTTTCGGAAACCCTCCTGTCTACCGGCACCTCATATCTCAACCGGTCGTAGCCTATCCCATTTATAATAAGTACATGGGTGATTCTTTTGGCAAGGTCAGGAAATCTTTTTTCATCGCGTGGAGAAATGCAAAGGCGTGGATAGATAAAATATTCGGTCCATTCCGGCTCACCAATAAAATTCCATTTAGAATCATTTCCAATCGAATCCATGTGTGGCAGCAAGATGACAGCATCTTTAGGCGTATTGTTATTGATGTATTGCAACAGACTATAATTCCCTACTCGCTGTGCCATCTTATCTTCATAGCTCATGGGTTTCATCTGTCCCCCTGCTATTTTATCTTTCAATTCATTTATGTACTTCAAGTTTCCCAATGCCATGTCATGAATAGCCCATTGATAACCCCTTGTCAATTTTTTGAGATAGGAAGTATCATTTTGGATTTCCATAATCTCATTATAGAGCTCCTCCATCCTTTGCTTATCGCCTCCGGATTGTCTCAGTTGCTGAAACTCCTGATAATACTCCTGTAAGTAGCTTTGCTTTTCATTGAGTCTATAAATGAAGAAAAATACAAAGCCAGTTACGGCTATGATTAAAAAATTACGCAGAAGGTATGTCAAACTATCACCCCCAGAAGAAGCGCTTGTTTTCTTGGTTGGTGATGCAGTTTGCTTATGATGATGTTTGGACACTTCCTTTGATTATGTACTACTCGATGGAAACAAAACTAAAATAATATGGCAATTCATTTTTTATATCAACCACCCCAATCTTCACGATCCAAACTGCGAAACTGAATAGCCTCAGCCAAATGTTCCGTTTTTATCTCAGGACTGTCTGCTAAGTCTGCAATGGTTCTGGAAACTTTCAGAATCCGATCATAAGCCCGCGCGGAGAGATTTAGTTTTTTCATAGCTCTGTTCAGTAGCGTACTACCGGCTTCTGAAATTTTGCAAATGTCCTGAGCCATTTGCGCCTCCATCTGAGCATTATTATATATCCCATTCTGTCCGGCAAATCTTATGGCTTGTACTTCTCGAGCACGAATCACCCTCTCGCGGATATATTCACTTCGCTCTGTTTTCCTTTCGCTTGATAATTCACTAAACGAAACGGGAGTT
It contains:
- a CDS encoding cell division protein ZapA, producing the protein MEEKDDTVSMNVMIAERVYPLRVMLGDEEKVKNAVKLVNDNIKEYQRQYEGKDKQDYMAMCLLNLATEKVKLLTDVQNSRSLVEEKMKDLEAALSIA
- a CDS encoding CDGSH iron-sulfur domain-containing protein; protein product: MEELEIEKKNYATIQLKPRGPVTITGSFEVILEDGTVLEKREKISICRCGMSQKIPICDGAHKALASML
- a CDS encoding WG repeat-containing protein, with the translated sequence MKKIFGFILALAPLFLLAQEVTPQYDKIEKFNQGIAIVWKNGKCGLITQAGKEVIKPQYDKISRFGRDGIAYTTRQGLVGLINMTGKIIVDNIYGSIGGFNGFYAITRKNGLAGMINKQGKVLVENKYENIRVEKGGLIRAVVGGKEVILTLKDE
- a CDS encoding hemolysin III family protein; this translates as MGEYQPTPSEEKLNTATHGLGFLIGLVLIPLLIIRAYEFASPAMFWGTVLFGFGWLMMYLASTLYHVVKEGKLKHIFRIWDHVSIFVLTAATYTPLVIKYVETTTAIIFLSIMWFIVLLGGFLKIFYVGRFEIISLILYLSFGWMAVFIIKPIMNNMPLEIFWWVLSGGVVYTAGVAFYAWEKLPYHHGIWHCFVLGGTILHFVAIYKSLLLKIVIY
- a CDS encoding CHRD domain-containing protein is translated as MKTTKNKIMTTLAVFAVMLTMTLIGCKKEDKVVLNQTTYTLNTVDQVGITGTVSFTETSNTVTTVSINLTGASATSHPAHIHLNSALETGGISITLNPVVAGQSITLVTKRDDGTLVNYTDLVNYDGYLNVHESSAALGTIIAQGDIGGNELTTTSKSYTLDAVNASGISGDVTFTKRKNGNSLVVVTLANVIAGSAYVPAIHVGSVATVGGGPVSKTLNPIDASTGKSSNTLRALDNATPITYDNVLLYAGYLAIHESAANMANVLAQGNIGSH